The sequence below is a genomic window from Corythoichthys intestinalis isolate RoL2023-P3 chromosome 12, ASM3026506v1, whole genome shotgun sequence.
TGCGTGAGATCAAGCTGCACGGCGTCACCAAGTTGGGCCTGAAGAACATTTTAGATTTCATATACACCTCGAAAGTCAGCCTGGATATGAGCAACCTCCAGGATACCCTGGAGGCCGCCAACTTCTTGCAGGTCATGCCTGTACTCAAGTTCTGCAACCAGCTTCTGAGCAGTGAGGTGAGCTTCTGTCAAAATTCtggcaatgctgttgtagcacGAACCGCTCATGTGTGTCTCCTGATCCAGATCACAGTTGATAATTGCGTGGAAGTAGAAGGCATCGCATCTGACTTAATCTTGGAGGATGTGCAAAAGAATGTCTGTGAGTAACTGGACACTGTCATATTTAAAGGGGTTTCGCTTGGCGGTATGCAGACAAAAGAGGGACCCAAGTGCACTGAAGTAAGCAAGTCAACCAGGCAGGGTATCGTAAAACAAGTTCGAACGAACTATGACTACGACTACCTACGGAATGCATTCGAGCTAACATTCAGTGATCCATGCAAAGTCCCGTCTAACATTAAAATCAGCAAAacataaaagaaataaaaacaaacacaaggATAAATAAAGCTCacgttaaaatcaacaagacACATCAAGAGCAACATGATCTAACAATTGTatttataaacaaaacaaagggATATGGAGGTTGCATTAAAATCTATTCTAAAGCAATATGAAAAGCTACAAATAAAAAGTCCAGAGTCAGAGACGAACTGAAAAAGAAACATTGCATCAAATACAACCTTGTTACGAGGTTAAGGTGAAGGCTTAGGGTCATACTATGAAATTAACTTGAAGCTTCAGGGCATAAGAGTACCCTACAGTATAGTAATTTACAGAACTAAAAGCTTTTGTTTCAGAAGTTAGActagaaaatgaataaattgatGGACAAGCTATATGCAATCAAGCATTGATTAATCATCACTGATTTTTTTGGTAGCCGAGTTTGTGGGCCGCAACCTGTCAACATTGGTGCAGTGCGATCGCTATCTGCAACTCTCCGAGAAGACCATCGTCGGAGTCTTGGCCAGCAACTCATTGAGGGGTTTCTCCGAAATGGAGCTCTACCACATCGCCAAAGGCTGGCTGGCTCACGATTGTGCCAAGCGCCGCCATTCCATCTACGCCTTGATGCGTCACATTCGCTTCCCTCTGATGAGCCCTTCAGAGCTGattcaaatctcccatgaaggaGATGACAAGGACGAGGAAGGCGAATCCCTAATGCGTTCTGAGACCTCTTGCGTCAACCTTCTGCTTGAGGCCAGTAACTATCAGATGATGCCTTTCATGCAGCCAGTACTCCAAAGCGAGCGAACCCAGATCCGCTCGGACACCACCCATATCGTGACATTGGGCGGTGTCATGCGGCAGCAGCTGGTGGTGAGCCGTGAACTGAGAATGTACGACGATAAGACAGGTCACTGGAGAGCCCTCAAACCAATGGAAGTTCCTTGCTACCAACATGGCGTGGCCCTTCTAGGCGGCTTTCTCTTCATTGTTGGAGGTGGGAACGTTAAAACATTGAGTTTAGAATTGAAGAATTTTCATTACATTCCACCATCTTCTCAGGTCAGAGTACCTACGACACCAAGGGTAAGACGGCCATCGATAGCGCCTATCGCTACGACCCGCGCTTCAATGTGTGGCTTCAGATCGCATCGCTGAAAGAGAAGCGGACTTTCTTCCACCTAAGCGCCCTGAAGGGGCAACTCTACGCAGTTGGTGGCAGGAATGCAGTTGGTGAGATTGGTAAGTGGGTTATTTTGCTCCGGAGGTCATTGTGTAGTTCTGAAAAACCACACTAGAATCTGACCAagaaagttatttttttctagcttctcttagcagctagaagTTGGGGATTACTGAAGCTCTccttttcaactccctctttcCAGGTTAGGGTGCGAGTTTGGTTTAGTCTTGTTGTCAAGGTGAATTGAGCCCTCGGATTTGAGATTAGATTTAGGATTGTTTTAAAGGTACTCTAAACTAAAACTGATCTCCAACTGAGGTTTCAATCTCTTTATTTgttccatatacagtggtacctcgacatggaatcgctttgacacacgatcttttcaacatccgacgtaaaattttacTCTCCATTTGTCTCTACATCCaacgaaatgctcgaaatacgacgatttatgacagcgccacagtttctttgttttgcgagACGGATGCtcagtggattttcttgtgagagaaatcaacatgggttccaagaaggttggtgcaggcggtgaaaaaaaagaaaaaagtgatgcttactaagcttgagaacgttAAAGCGAtatgaccggatatccggttttacaggtgagagatacagctgtaccgatagtaaagttaccattcgacagtaattagcccttaaatattcaatgaaccgatagtagagatagaattcggctatcgcgagcacaagaatcggcttctaatgcctagttcaatgcattgcttagattgtgaccgaacgcatgatataatatggacaaacaCCACTCACAgttgtggttgcctcaacttcccatgcatttcggcaggacCGGTAgtggtcgccgtcattacccgatcatcacgggcgtgtcataacaacgtgagaggtaacaaaaccactgtaacgcacgctccgtagcgtttcttcacagcccaaaacgaaactagcagtggcaacgaagcaacatgctaaaacaatggacagtttgagcaccacgccagcgatgtgcagcgattgattttcaacgcactctggaagacaaaagttggactctgaagtgatgaaggcagccagatctgttcgcatgggtcaGAGCTAGTGTgacgcggtacagagatcgtgagtttttaaccctgaaaaataaccctaaccctacaaTGGCGGAAAGGGCGgcgtattgtttccacgaaacagtctagttaaacatgaacatgtggatcagttgatcttcctcaagaaaaatctgcccttcaaaaaagatatggacaatgatgaggaataaaaaatgtggaagcacaggcataagtgaatgactttgctgtgtataaggttaaagtaatgattattgacctgtctgtctaaaatgccatgtttttattcccccaattataccagtgctaaagcataatttattatgtatttatgataacactagcaggtttaattctttttttctagagctgctgcatataattaatatttttttgtttgtaagatgtttacgtataAAGTTTGCACTTCAATTACTAACCTctagtgttcaaaacaccaggaaatacagtaattgaattactgcactttattgaggTCTGTCActagagttttattttattatcaatcccattcaacaaaatgacggtcatatagtaagccttattttttttccataaaaaaaataaaacataacattggtatgaaattttgttgtttaattttgctattagaaatgtggtcttttttacgtttaaaatactgtacgaacacacacaacaaatgtttactatcgtatcgttttcactctgtatcgaaccgtatcattcttaaactgtatcgaatcgcatcgaatcgctcggcctcaaaaatgtatcattatttaatcgaatcgtaacctgtgtatctatatacatatcgaatcggcttcatgccagatattcccaaccctaatgcttaccattaaaatgaagatggaaatgatagaaaaatataagtGTGGTGTGCACATCCGTGAACTGACTCAACAATAAGGCCATAGAATGTCTAAGATCTCAACAATCCTCCTCCGATCTCCATTCGCcattttataagttaaggtgacaattattattgtggtaacagcaacaaagaaatcgccagctttgtcaggtttttaatcatttatttcagaacttgtaatacacaacacgcctactgtcttcCGCaattgacgccaacaacaaaacattaatagAGAAAGTAAAAGCTCTACCCCACCTTTCTCACTCTGTCACGACAGCCACACAGTACGTCCAGGTATATTAGGCATTTAGTGTAGTTTTTCGGGCTGTGGtacgaattattggaattataatttagttttataaaaatgtattcttatgggaaaatcctggtcGACGTATGACCATTTTGAttcacaaacaaggtcctggaatgaactaacttcatatgtagaactACCattgtattctttattttttaattaaaaaaaacagaatggGTAAAATAGTAATACTCaagtttttatatatttatttttattttttgagatttaaaatatgaaattaaaaaaggtaaaaaaaaaaaaaaaaaatcatttcattttatttaaatatttttttgtgattgaCAGGCAACTAGAAATGTCACAATTTTAGACCTTCTTGCCAACCAGACTAAAATTACAAAAAGGTTGTCAATGCCTGATTTCCTGTGTAAAACCTGACTTGACACTGAATTATTTTCTACCCAAACCTCAGACTCGGTGGAGTGCTACAACTTGAAGACAAATGAGTGGACCTTTGTGAACAGCATGGCCCAATCTCATTATGGTCACGCCGGGACGGTCCATGACAACATGTTGTACATCTCAGGTAATCAGCTATTGTAGCGTAAAAGATACAAAGATCCAGCTGACTTCATAGACCTCATAGGAAATGAGTCAAATATGAGCAAAGGTGGATGTTCAAAAACAAAGAGTTTGCACCCAAAGCATGTTTTCCTTCCCAATAAACCATAACTCAAAACTAAAATTGGCAAACCAAGGTGCATCTTCAGCTCCAGAATTCTCAAACAGAATGCAGAAAAATGGTGCTTCCGCAAAAGTGACTGGAACTGATGATAAAGGCTTTGCGACGGCCTTGACTGCTGGTCTTCACAGAGGAAAAAAGTCTTCCGTCTCCAGATAAACACAATCGGGACATTCAAGGCTTACGGGGGAGGTTACGGGAGTCTTAGCAGAACGTTCTAGCGTAAAATAACATTAGGTTTAAAAGGTTGTGGTAACCTACTTTAGAGTTTGAAGCACTTTTTAAaagctaatatatacatatgacggaaaacacagacaagactgaaaaagccgtttctgctcttgcactcctatttaaaagaaactgctgtattttaagccaaaagaattgttgtgtttgatagaacaacatgtctatatgctgccatagcagattcatggagcagtaagcccccgaactatttttaatttgtccgttttaccccgaaaacccgcatttacagacgtcgcgcaaccgcttttgtatatatatatatgtacagtgccttgcaaaagtattcggcccccttgaatcttgcaacctttcgccacatttcaggcttcaaacataaagatgtgaaatttaattttttgtcaagaatcaacaacaagtgggacacaatcgtgaagtggagcaacatttattggataatttaaacttttttaacgaataaaaaactgaaaagtggggcgtgcaatattattcagcccctttactttcagtgcagcaaactcactccagaagttcagtgaggatctctgaatgatccaatgttgtcctaaatgaccgatgatgataaatagaatccacctgtgtgtaatcaagtctccgtataaatgcacctgctctgtgatagtctcagggttctgtttaaagtgcagagagcattatgaaaaccaaggaacacaccaggcaggtccgagatactg
It includes:
- the si:rp71-68n21.9 gene encoding kelch-like protein 9, with protein sequence MGIGDDGGAGRLSRRFSRLSGRRHSREPGRAHAQPERSPAPPPERPARQVAVDDRLLLADPVPPPAPAIPRVPSPAPVPLTPAKKIPPKRPDKATKPKLPPRPLSKVFSSTDHGSAVLQGLNVFRTSDVLCDVVLVPGDCEETFPVHRVIMASSSDYFKAMFTGGMRETDMREIKLHGVTKLGLKNILDFIYTSKVSLDMSNLQDTLEAANFLQVMPVLKFCNQLLSSEITVDNCVEVEGIASDLILEDVQKNVSEFVGRNLSTLVQCDRYLQLSEKTIVGVLASNSLRGFSEMELYHIAKGWLAHDCAKRRHSIYALMRHIRFPLMSPSELIQISHEGDDKDEEGESLMRSETSCVNLLLEASNYQMMPFMQPVLQSERTQIRSDTTHIVTLGGVMRQQLVVSRELRMYDDKTGHWRALKPMEVPCYQHGVALLGGFLFIVGGQSTYDTKGKTAIDSAYRYDPRFNVWLQIASLKEKRTFFHLSALKGQLYAVGGRNAVGEIDSVECYNLKTNEWTFVNSMAQSHYGHAGTVHDNMLYISGGITHDAFQKELWRYDPAADEWTRRADMKELRGLHCMCTVGDRLFVMGGNHFRGSNDYDDVLGCEYYSPADNQWTVVAPMLRGQSDVGVTVMQGQIYVVGGYSWNSRCMVDIVQRYDPEKDEWDRVFDILEPLGGIRACTLTVHLPEGSVDEAHIQEGPLPTGEN